The window AGCGATTCGGGCGCGAGGTCGAGCACGCGAGGTCGAAGACGACACCGGGGGATCCGTTCTCGTGGTGGTCCGTCGACGCGAGCGGGCGCGAGGTGGTGACGCGAATCAACTACCTGGGCCGGCACTCGCCCGAGCTCCAGGCACTCTCCCACGATCCGCGGCTGGCGCGTTTTGCGCGGCTCGCCGGCGAGACGCTCCGCGTCTGCGACGACCGGCTCGATGGGCCGATGGTCTTCATCAAGAACTCGAACGTCGTCAAAGGCAACGGCGATCTCGGCTGGCACGTGGACGATGGAATCGGGGGCCACCAGGTGATGTGCCCGCTGATCCAGGCAGGCATCCAGCTCGATCGCGCCAATCCCGAGAACGGCCAGCTCAAGGTGCTCGCCGGCTCCCATCGCTACTCGAAGCATTGGATCGGCTGGGGCGAGGAAGGCAACTTGCCGGACGTCGCTCTCGAGACCGAGCCCGGCGACCTCACGCTCCACTTCGGCGATGCCATGCACGCACACGACGCCGCCAACGACCGGACCGGACGCCGGTCGGCGAGCGCTCTACTACAAGTTCGCCGAGCCGAAGACCTTCGATTGGATTCCGGCAGCCTGTCACTACAACGACGCGCTCTTCCGGCCGGACGCCAGCGGCCGGACGGCGAGTCGAGCCGCGACAGAAAACTGACCCGCGAACGAGGCGATCGCGGCCTCCCGTCGCTCTCCGTCCGCACGGCGCGTAGCGCGGCGAGAGAACGCGCCCTCAACGCCTCTCGCGCCTCAGCTGCCAGCGGTTCACGGCGTTCACGTGGTCGCGGTAGTTCGTCGTGAACTCGTGCGTGCCGTCGCCGCGCGCAACGAAGAAGAGGAACTCGACGCCGGGTGTCGGCTCCACCGCGGCGCGCAGTGAGGCGAGGCCGGGGTTGGCGATCGGGCCCGGGGGCAGCGCGGGGATGCGGTAGGTGTTGTACGGGTTGGTTTCGTCTTCGAGGTGGATGCGGCGCAGGTTGCCGTCGAAGTTCGGGATGCCGTAGATCACCGACGGGTCGGTCTCGAGACGCATGCGCTTGCCGAGTCGGTTGTGGAAGACGGCGGAGATCAGCGGGCGCTCCTCGGGCGCGCCCGTCTCCTTCTCGATCAGCGAGGCGAGGATCACGACGTCGCGCTTCGCCATGCCGCGCTTCTGAGCGAGCGGCGCGACTTCAGCCCAGGCGCGATCGAACTGCGCGAGCTGCGCCTCGATCACTTCGCGCGCGCCGGCGCCGCGCGGGAAGCGATAGGTCTCGGGAAACAGGAAGCCCTCGAGCGTGTCGCCGGGCACGCCGTGTTCTTTCGCGACCGCCGGGTCGCGCGCGAGCGTGGCGTAGTCGCTCGCTGAACCGAAGCCTGCGTCGGCGACGCGCTGCGCGATCTCGACGAGCGTGAGGCCCTCGGGGATCGCGACGCCGTGCAGGCGCACACGGCCCGAGACGAGCAGGTCGAGCACCGCGCGCGCGTCGAGCCCGGGCTCGATCTGGTACTCGCCGACCTTGAGCGCGCCGTCTTTCTTCTCGATGCGCGCGAGCCAGCCGAACGCGCGCGCGTCGCGGATCACGCCCTGCGCTTCGAGCTGCGCGGCGACGGAGCGAAACGAGGCGCCGCTCGGCACCTCGACGATCGCGGCTTCGCTGCGCCCCGGCGCGCGGAGGGACTCGCGCCACCAGCGCTGCGCGACGACGACAGCGAGCGCAGCGCCGAGCAGCACGAGCAGCGCCAGTGCGGCGAGCGCGCGCTTCACGAGCGAGGCTCGTCGCGCTTCGGCTGCGCCCCGCCGCGCTCCAGAAAGCTCCGCAGCAAGAGCGTCGCCGCGATCGCGTCGACCTCGCCGCGCTCGCGCTTCTTGCTCGTGCGTCCCATCTCACCGAGCGCGCGCTCGGCTTCGCGCGAAGTCCAGCGCTCGTCCTGAAGCTCGACGCGCACGCCAGTTTTTTTCGCGAGCTCGGCCGCGAAGCGCTGCGCCGCCTCCGCCTCGGGCCCGCGGCGCCCGTTCATGTGGATGGGCAGGCCGACGACCACGCACTCGGCGCCGCGCTCCTTCACGAGCGCGGCGATCGCAGCGACGTCCTTCGCCGCGCCGCGGCTCTCGACCGCGCCGGCGGGGAACGCGATGCGCGCGTCGGGATCGGAGACCGCGAGGCCGATTCGCTTCGAGCCGAGGTCGATGCCGAGCACGACCACGGCGGTCAGCGCTGCGCGCTGCGCGCGACCGCCTCGGCGCGGCGATCGAGCGCGCGCTGAGCGGCCTTGCGCAGCGGCTCGTCGCGCGACTGCAGTGCCTCGGCCAGCAGCGTGACGGCCTGGTCGCCGGGCACGCTGGAGAGCGCCGTCGCCGCGGCCACCTTCACGTCTTTCAGCCAGCGCCCCGTGAGGCCCGCCTTGCGGTGCATCAGCGAGCCGAAGATCACGTTCGCTTCGGGCCGCCCGAGGCGGCCGAGCGCGCGCACGATCTCCTTCGCCAGCTCGATGTCCTTCGTTTCGAGCGCGCGCTCGAGCGCGTGGCCGAGCGGCGCCACCGCTTTCGGGCTCGCGGTTCCGGCGAGGTGCTGCACCGAAGAGATCACGACGCTGCGCTCGCTGCGCAGGCCGCGCGCGAGGCCCGCCACCGCGTCCTCCGTGCCGATGCGCACGAGCGCGCGCGCAGCCTCCTCGCGCAGCACCGGATCAGCGCCGACCGCGAGGTCCGAGAGGCGCGGCACGGCGGCGGGATGCTGCAGCATGCCGAGCACGTGCGCGGCGCTGCGCGCGATCGCGGTATCGGGGCGATCGAGGCGATTCAACAGCTCCGGGGCAGCGCGCTCGCCGAGCGCGAGCAGCAACGGAATGATGCGCTCGCGCTGAATCGGCTCGGGGTAGGCGGGCATGCGATCGAGCACCGCCGCGGCCGCGGGCTCGCCCACGAGCGCGATGACCTGCGCGGCGCGCACCTGCTCGGTTCCGCTGCCGCGTGCGGTGCGCTCCAGCAAGTCGCTCAGCGCTGGCCCCATCACGAGCGGCGTGAGGAAGCCGCGCGCGCTCTCGCTGAGGCGCTGCTCCTTCGTCTCCACGTGCTCGGCGAGCACGCCGATCAGGCGAAACATCACGTCCGCGTCGCGCGCGCGCTCGGCTTCCGTGACCGCGCGGCGCATGCCGTCGATGTAGGAGCTCGGGCTCGCGCACTCGTCGAGCTCGCTCAGCAGCTCGTCGAGCGGCGAGAGCGCCGGCTCGTTGCCGAGCGGCTCGGTGTCCGAATCGGGATCCGCGAGCGCCTGCGGCTGCGGCGGCGGGGCCGCCGCCTGCGCCACCGGCGAGACGTGCGGCGGTGTCTCCGCTGCGGCGGGTGCTTCCGGCTCCGCGGCGATGCCGATCGGCACCCACGCGCGCAGGCGCTCGACGAACGCGTCGCCGCGCAGCCCGCGCGCGTTCGCGTCGGTCAGCAGGTGGGCGAAGCCTGCGAGCGCGTCGCCGTCCATCTCGGGGTCGAAGCGCAGCACGCGGAGCTGGCGCAGGCGGAGCTCGCCGAGGATCTCGCTGAGGCGATCGTGCTTCAGCAACCCGCTCGCGCCTTCCTCGCGGAAGCCGTCGGCCTCGATTTGCAGCGCGAGGGGGCCCGTGCGGGCGAGGTCGCTGCGCCAAGTGCGCAGGCAGCGCTCGAATGCGGCGGTGAGCTTCGGGTCGCCCGGCACGAGCAGCGTGCGCGCCTTCACGATGCTCGCGAGCTCGAGCAGCAGCACCGCGAGCTCGGGCGCAGTTCGGCCCGCAGATGCGGCGGCGCTCGCTGTGCGCGTCATCGTTCCCCCCGAAACGTCGCGAAGCCGCGCGCATTCTGACGCGAGATTGCGACGCGCGCTTGACGCATCGCTTCTCCGTCGGAGAAACTCGCGCGATCGAGTTCCCCCACTCGGTCTCCCCGAAAATCCTCCGCGGTCCCGAAGCGGAGTCCATCATCGAAACGAAAAGTGGAGATCGCCCGGCGCAGCCCCGGGCGTTCGTTGCGCTCGCGCTCGCGACGGGGCTCGGCATCGGCTTCGCGCCGTTCGCGCCGGGAACTTTCGGCTCGCTGCTGGCTGCAGCGATTTTCGTGTTACTTTCGCAGTCGATCTGGGGCGTGATCGGCGTGTGGGGGGCGAGCGTGGGGCTCGGAGTCTGGGCGGCCGGCGAGGCGCAGCGCGCATTCGGGCGCGAGGACGACTCGCGCATCGTGATCGACGAGATCGCGGGCCAGCTGCTCGCGCTCGCGCCGCTGCTCGCGTTGCCCGCAGCGAGCCGCGGAAATTTCTTCGCGCTTGTGACCGCATTCGTCGCATTCAGGCTGTTCGATATCTGGAAACCGGGGCCGGTCGGCGCCGCAGAGAAACGATTCCAAGGAGGGCTCGGCGTGATGGCGGACGATCTCGTCGCAGGCGCGCTCGCGGCTGCGGTCGTAGCCGCGCTGGTCGCGGGCGGGGTGCTCGCGTGAAGGCCGAGGTCCTCACGATCGGCGACGAGCTGCTGCGCGGCGAGATCGTCGACTCGAACAAGTCGTTTCTCTCCGAGAAGCTGCTCGGCATCGAGGTCGAGACGCGCTTTCACGCCTCGGTGAACGACGACCCCGCCGACATGCGCGACGCGTTTCTGCGCGCGGCGGATCGCAGCGAGATCGTGCTCGTCTCGGGCGGCCTCGGTCCGACGCGGGACGACCTCACGGTGGAGGTGCTCGCGCAGACGTTTGGGCGCGCGCTCGTGCAGCACGAGCCTTCGCTGCGCCGCATCGAGGAGTTCTTCGCACGCAACCAGCGCGCGATGTCGCCGAGCAACGCGAAGCAGGCGCTCGTGCCGGAGGGCTGCGAGGTGCTGCCGAATCCGGTGGGCACCGCGCCGGGCTGCATGCTCGACGTCGGGCGCGCCGTGTTCTTCTGCATGCCCGGAGTGCCGCGCGAGCTGTATCGCATGATGGAAGAGCAGGTGCTGCCGCGCGTCGCTGCGCGGCTCGGCGGAAGCCGCGGCGTGATGCGCGCGGCGCTGCTGCGCACCTTCGGGCTCGGCGAGTCGAACCTCGAGGACACGCTCGCCGATGTCGGCCGCGAGGAGGGCGTGATCCTCGGCTTCCGCACCGCGTTTCCCGACAACTTCCTGCGCCCCGTCGCGCGCGCGAAGACGGCCCCGGAAGCCGACGCGAAGCTCGCGCGCGCGAGCGCAGCGATCGAGGCGAAGCTCGGCCCGCTCGTCTACACGCGCGGCGATGAGACGATGGAGTCGGTCGTGGGCCGCATGCTCGCGGAGCGCGGCCTCACGCTCGCGACCGCCGAGAGCTGCACCGGCGGTCTGATCGGCGCGCGCCTCACCGCGGTGGCCGGCTCCTCGCGCTACTACCGCGGCGGCGTGGTCGCCTACGCGAACGAGGCGAAGCGCGACTTGTTGGGCGTGTCCGAGGCGCTGCTGCGCGAGCACGGCGCCGTGTCCGCGCCGGTTGCGCGCGCGATGGCGGAAGGCGCCCGCGCGCGGCTCGGCGCCGACCTCGCACTCGCCACGACAGGCATCTCGGGCCCCGACGGCGGCACGCCAGAGAAGCCCGTGGGTCTCGTGTGGATCGCGCTCGCGTCGAAGGACGGAACCGAGGCAGAGCAGATGATCTTCCCGTTCGACCGCGAGCGGCACCGCGTGATCACGGCGCAAACCGCGCTCGACTGGGTGCGCCGCTCGCTGCTCGGTCTCCCGCGCTTGGTGCCGCGCTACGTGCGGGGAGCGACGCGATGAGCGTGCAATGGGAGCGCGAGTCGCTCGGGCCGTCGGCCCGAAAGAACGGCGCTGCCGTGCGCGCGTTCTTCGCGATCGGGCTCGGGGGGCAGCTCCGCGAGAGCACTGCGGCGCTCGCGCGCGACCTCGCGGCGCGGGTGGGCGGCGAGGGCGTGCGCTGGACTGCGCCGGACTCGTATCACCTCACGCTGCGCTTCCTCGGCAACGTGCCGAGCGCCGACGTCGCGCTGCTCGCCGAGCGTGCGCAGGACGCGCTCGCGCCGTGCGCGCCGTTCGTGCTCACGCTCGGCCCCGCGCTCGCGTTCCCGTCTGCGCGCCAGCCGCGCGTGATCGCGCTCGCGGCGCAACCGGAGGGCCCGCTCGCGGATCTCGCCGCGCGGCTCGAGAAGGTCGCGGTCGAGCTCGGCCTGGCGCCCGAGGAGCACGCCTTCCGCGCGCACCTCACGATCGGCCGCGTGCGCGCGCGCCGCGCGCCGAAGCTCGATGCGCCCGCGCCCGCCGGCGCACTCGAAGTGCGCGAGGTCGTGCTGTTCCGCACCGACCTCGCGCGCGAAGGCGCCCAGTACACGCCGCTCGCGACGCTGCCCCTCGGCGCGTCCGCGGCTCCGCTCTCACCCGGTTCCAACTGAGAAAACACCAAGGAGCAACTCAATGGCGAAGGCAGAAGTTCAGCAGCAGGCCGGCGAAGCGAAGCGCAAAGCGATCGACATGGCCGTGTCCACGATCGAGAAGCAGTTCGGCAAGGGCGCGATCCTCACGATGGGTGAGGACTCCGTGGACAAGGAGATCCCGAGCTTCTCGTCCGGCTCGGTGGGCATCGACGTCGCGCTCGGCATCGGCGGCTACCCGCGCGGGCGCGTGGTCGAGATCTACGGCCCCGAGTCGAGCGGCAAGACCACGCTCACGCTGCACGCGGTGGCCGAGGTGCAGAAAGCCGGCGGCGTGGCGGCGTTCATCGACGCCGAGCACGCGCTCGACGTGAACTACGCGCGGCGGCTGGGTGTGAGGGTGGAGGACCTGCTCGTCTCGCAGCCCGACACCGGCGAGCAGGCGCTCGAGATCGCGGACGTGCTGCTGCGCTCCGGCGCGGTCGACCTGGTCGTGATCGACTCGGTGGCGGCGCTCGTGCCGCGCGCCGAGATCGAGGGCGAGATGGGCGATCAGCACATGGGCCTGCAGGCGCGGCTCATGAGCCAGGCGCTGCGCAAGATCACGGGCACCGTCGCGAAGTCGCAGGCCACGGTGATCTTCATCAACCAGATCCGCATGAAGATCGGCGTGATGTTCGGCAACCCCGAGACCACGACCGGCGGCAACGCGCTCAAGTTCTACTCGTCCGTGCGCCTCGACGTGCGCCGCATCGCTGCCTTGAAGGAAGGCGACGAAGTGATCGGCAACCGCACCCGCGTGAAGGTGGTGAAGAACAAGGTCGCGCCCCCGTTCCGGCAGGCAGAGTTCGACATCCTCTACAACGAGGGCGTCTCCTACGAGGGCGATCTGCTCGACCTCGGCACCGAGGCCGGCATCGTGGAGAAGAGCGGCTCGTGGTTCTCGTACGGCGGGGAGCGCATCGGCCAGGGCCGCGAGGCCGCCCGGCGCTTCCTCAAGGAGAACGTGGACGTGCGCGGCCGGCTCGCGGAGGCCGTGTATGCCGCGAAGGGCATCAAGCGCCCCGTGCCCGCGTCCGCGCCCCGGGAGAGCAAGGAGAAGTAGGCCCGCCTGCCATCGGGCCTGCCTGATCTGGGAGACCCCCCGGATCGCAGGCGGGGCTGGCCAATCCGGCCGGTTCCCGCCTGCTTTGGCTCCCTGCCGCCGCGCCTTTGCCGCCTCAAGGGAACCCCTCGCGCCGCCGAAACGGACGTGACGCCGTGGCTGGATGCGGACGAAGCGAGAGGGAACCCACGCGATGGCTCTGAACCTCGACGAGATCCTGAAGGTCGCTCTCAAGGGCGGCGCTTCGGACATCCATCTGAAGTCGGGCCTGCCGCCGATGTTCCGCGTCGATGGCGCCCTGGTTCCGCTGAAGAACGGCGAGCGCCTGCTCCCCGAAGAGACCACCCGCATCGCGACGTCGATCATGAACGACGTGCAGCGCGCGCGCTTCGAGGAGAAGCGCGAGTGCGATCTCGCGTACGGCATCGCGTGGCTCGGGCGCTTCCGCGTCAACGTGTTCCAGCAGCGCGGCACCACGGGCTGCGTGTTCCGCGTGATTCCGTTCGGCGTGAAGACGATGGAGCAGCTCCACCTGCAGAAGGTGATCGAGAAGATCGCGATGGAGCATCGCGGGCTGATTCTCGTCACCGGCACCACGGGCTCGGGAAAGTCGACGACGCTCGCGTCGATGATCGACTACATCAACACCAACCGAACCTGTCACATCATGACGATCGAGGATCCGATCGAGTTCCTGATCCGCGATCGCCGCTCGATCGTGAACCAGCGCGAGATCGGCGTCGACACGCAGACCTTCTCGAACGCGCTGCGCGCGGCGCTGCGCCAAGACCCCGACGTGATCCTCGTCGGCGAAATGCGTGATTTCGAGACGATCGAGACGGCGCTCACCGCGGCCGAGACCGGCCACCTCGTGATGAGCACGCTGCACACGCTCGATGCGACCGAGACGATCAACCGCATCATCTCCGTGTTCCCGCCGTACCAGCAGAAGCAGGTGCGCATCCAGCTCGCCTCGATCCTCAAGGCCGTGATCTCGCAGCGCCTCGTGCCGCGCGCTGACGGCAAGGGCCGCGTGCCCGCGCTCGAGGTGATGATCGCCTCCGCGCGCGTGAAGGAGTGCATCTCCGACAAGGACCGCACGAAGGAGATCCACGAGTCGATCGCGAAGGGCTTCACGTCGTACGGCATGCAGACCTTCGACCAGTCGCTGATGGCGCACGTGAAGAACGGGCTCGTCACCTACGACGAGGCGCTCAAGCACGTCTCCAATCGCGACGACTTCGCGCTGCGCTTCAAGGGCATCGCCTCGACGTCGGACGGCACCTGGGACGACTTCGAGGGCGAGAAAGAAGAGAAGAAGGAGAGCGGCGGCGGCAAGGGCGGCGCCGGCGACGATTTCTTGGAGCGCTTCTAGGCGGCGGGCATCGCGACCCCGGGAGCGATCAGTTCGACATCCGGGAAGTAGGCGCGTACGCGCTTCGCATCGCGGGTGAGAAGCGAGAGCCGCGAGATCGCGGCGTGGGCCCCGATGAAGAAGTCCGGCAGCGGCGCGCTGCGTGCGCCCACGCGCCGCCGGTACTTCACGAAAGCCTTGCCGGCGAGGAACCCGGCGTCCCACGGCAACGGCAAGCGACGAAACTCGCGCTCGGGCAGCACGGCATCGAGCTCCTCGATTCGTGCGAAGCGGATCGAGACCTCCGCGTAGACGATGGGGTTGATCGCGAGCTCGCCCTCGCTTGCGCAGTGCTCGAGAGCAGCCGCGGACCACGAGAACCAGCGAGGGTCTTCCGTCAGCACGTCGAGTAGCACGCTGCTGTCGACGAGCACGACGCTCATCGTGGCCCGCGCGTCAGCGCAAGAATCTCGTCGGTCGTCAGGCGCACGCCGCCTCTACCGCGGAGGCGCTCGACGAGTGAGCGGCCCCGCGAAGACTTTTTCGCGCGCCGCGCCCGGCGAATGCGAACGGCGTTGCCGCTCAGCTCGAACTCGACCTCGCAATTCGGCAGCAGCCCGAGCTTCTCGCGGATTTCGACCGGGATCGTGACTTGGCCTTTCGCCGTAACGCGCATCGCAGCCTCCGAACCGGGTTGGAATTTGCGAAGTCTTACTCGGCGCCGAGGCGCGTCAACGTGAACGCGCGTCCACGAGCGCCCGGCTCTGCGTGTGGCCCTCGGCCCGGAGTCGTCCTGTTACTCTGCGCGCCTTCACTCTCCGAAGGGGTTCCCGTGTCCGCGCCGCGCTCTGCTCACGACATCCGCGAAAGCTTCCTCGCGTTCTTCGAGTCGAAGGGGCACACCCGCGTCGCGAGCGCGTCGCTCGTTCCCAGCGACCCGACGCTGCTGTTCACGAACGCGGGCATGGTGCCGTTCAAGCGCGTGTTCACGGGTGAGGAGACGCGGCCGTACAAGCGCGCGACCACGACGCAGAAGGTCATGCGCGTGTCGGGCAAGCACAACGACCTCGAGGAGGTCGGCCGCAGCGCGCGCCACCACACCTTCTTCGAGATGCTCGGGAACTTCTCGTTCGGCGACTACTTCAAGCACGAGGCGATCGAGTTCGCGTGGGAGCTGATTACGCAGCACTGGAAGCTCGAGCCGAAGGACCTCGTGGTCTCGGTGTTTCGCGAGGACGACGAGGCGGCTGCGATCTGGGAGCGCGAGATCGGCGTCCCCGCTTACAAGATCTATCGGCTCGGCGAGAGCGAGAACTTCTGGCAGATGGGCGACACCGGGCCGTGCGGCCCTTGCACCGAGATCCACATCGATCGGGGCGAGATCGCGGGGGTGCCGAACGACGACCCCTCGAGCGCCTCGGGCCGCTTCCTCGAGTTCTGGAACCTCGTGTTCATGCAGTTCAACCGCGACGCGAGCGGCAAGCTCACGCCGCTGCCGAAGCCCTCGGTGGATACGGGCGCCGGGCTCGAGCGCGTGGCGCAGGTGCTGAACGGCTTCCGTAACAACTACGAGACCGACCTGTTCACGCCGATCCTGGCTCACGCGCAGTCGCTCTCGGGCGTGAGGCTCGGCCGCGCCGCGGAGAGCGACGTCTCGCTGAAGGTCGTCGCGGATCACGCACGCGCCGTCACGTTCATGATCGGCGACGGCGTGCTGCCCGCGAACGAGGGCCGCGGCTACGTGCTGCGCCGCATCCTGCGCCGTGCGGCGCGCCACGGCGTCTTGTTGGGGCTCGATCGCCCGTTCCTGCACGAAGTCTCGAACACCGTGATCGACGAGATGTCGCGCGCGTTCCCGGAGCTCGCCGAGCGCCGCGCCTACATCACGAGCCGCGTGCGCCGCGAGGAGGAGCGCTTCCTCGCCACGCTGAAGAGCGGCCTCGCGCTGCTGAACGACGAAGTCGCCGCGCTGAAGGCGAAGGGCGGCACGACGCTGCCCGGCGCCGTCGTGTTCCGGCTCTACGACACGTTTGGCTTCCCCGTCGATCTCACGCAGGACGTGCTGAAGTCGCATGCGATGACCGTCGACGAGGCGGGCTTCGCGAGCGAGATGGAGACGCAGCGCGCGCGTTCGCGCGAGCACTGGAAGGGCAGCGGCGACACGGGCGTGGCGCAGATCTATGGACGCATCGCCGCGGACGTCGCGACGGAGTTCACGGGCTACGACACGCTCAGCGGCGAGTCCCGCGTGCGCGCGCTGCTCGTGAACGGCGCGCCGGTCGACGCCGCGAGCGAAGGCGCCGAGGTGGAGATATCCGTCGACGAGACGCCCTTCTACGCCGAGAGCGGCGGCCAAGTCGGCGACCGCGGCGTGATCGAGAGCGACGCCGCGCGCATCGAGATCACCGACACGCAGCGCCCGAGCGGCCAGCTCGTGATGCACCGCGGCCGCGTCGCGCGCGGCACGCTGCGCGCGGGCGACGCGGTGCGCCTCGCGGTCGACGCCGAAGCGCGCGCGGCCACGGTCCGGAATCACTCGGGCACGCATCTCCTTCACGCGGCGCTGCGCGAAGTCGTGGGTCCGCAGGCGATGCAGAAGGGCTCGCTCGTCGCGCCCGATCGCCTGCGCTTCGACTTCACGAACGACGCGCCGCTGAGCGAGGTGGAGATCGAGCGCATCGAGGATCTCGTGAATCGCTGGATCGAGGCGAATGACGGCGGGCGCACACGGCAGATGGCGTACAAGGAGGCCATCGCGGCCGGCGCCATGGCGCTGTTCGAGGAGAAGTACGGCGACGAGGTGCGCGTCGTGTCTTTCGGCGGCGTCTCGACCGAGCTGTGCGGCGGCACGCATGCGAAGGCGACGGGCGACATCGGGCTGCTGAAGATCATCAGCGAGTCCGGCATCGCCGCGGGGGTTCGGCGCATCGAGGCGCTGACGGGCCTCGGCGCCCTCGCGCACCTGCGCGCGCAAGAGAAGAAGCTGCGGCGCGTGAGCGAGGCGCTGAAGGTGCCGGCGGATCAGGTGGGCGATCGCGTCGAGAAGCTGCTCGACGAGCGCAAGGCGGCGGAGAAGCAGATCGCGGAGCTGAAGCGCGCGCAGTTCTCGGGCGGCGCGCAGAGCGCGGCGCAGACGCGCGAGATCGCCGGCGTGCAGGTGCTCGTGCGCCGCGCGGACGGCCTCGGCGGGAACGATCTGCGCGGGCTCGTCGACGATCTGCGCGGGCAAGTGAAGAGCGGGATCGTGCTCGTCGCTTCGAGCGAAGAGGGCAAGGTGGCGCTCGCGCTCGGCGTGAGCCCCGATCTCAAGGACAAGCTCAAGGCCGGCGACCTCGTGCGCGAGATCAGCGCGGTGGTCGGCGGCAAGGGCGGTGGGCGGCCCGACTTCGCGCAGGGCGGCGGCACCGACGCCGCGAAGCTCGATGCCGCGATCGAGCGCCTCTTCGCGCTCGTGGGCGAGGCGCGCGCCTAGAACCCGTCTCAGAATTCCGGACCGAGCCCGGCGCGCGGGTTTGGCCGGCTGGCGAGGCGCGCGAGCGAAGGCGTATCAAAAGATACTTCGAGCGAAGCGCAAGCGGAGCGCGCAGCGAGCCGGAGGCGAGCGGAGTCGAAAGCGAGAGCAAGCCAGCCGGGCAAAGACGCGCGCCCGGCGAAGGGAGGAATTTTGAGCCGGGTTCCGGTGCGGCCGTTCGTCGCTAGTCCGTTCGCGCCGCGGCGCAGGCGGACGCGCGTCGTGCGCGTGGGCGACGTCGCAATCGGCGGCGCGAATCCGATTCGCGTGCAGTCGATGACGACGACCGACACGCTCGACACGCGCGCCACCGCAGACCAGAGCGAGCGCCTTGCCGCCGCGGGCTGCGAGATCGTGCGCATCACCGCGCCGAGCATTCGCGACGCCGAGAACCTCGCGCAGATCAAGGCGGAGTTGTTACGGCGCGGCGTGCGCGTGCCGCTCGTCGCGGACATCCACTTCACGCCGAACGCGGCGATGGAAGCGGCGCTGCACGTCGAGAAGGTGCGCGTCAACCCCGGCAACTACGCCGACAAGAAGCGCTTCGAGACGCGCGAGTACAGCGACGCCGAGTACGCAGAGGAAGTCGAGCGCGTGCAGGCGCGCTTCCGGCCGCTCGTGCAGCGGCTCAAGCAGCACGGCCGCGCGCTGCGCATCGGCACGAATCACGGCTCGCTCAGCGACCGCATCCTGAACCGCTTCGGCGACACGCCGGCCGGCATGGTCGAGAGCGCGCTCGAGTTCCTCGATGTATGCGAGGACGAGACTTACTTCGACGTGATCTTCTCGATGAAGGCGAGCAACGCGCAGGTCGCGATTCAGGCGTATCGCCTCCTCGCCGCCCGGTTCGAGGAGCGCGCGCGAAAGCGAGGCGCTGCGCCGTGGGAGGACGCGTCGTATCCGTTCCACGTGGGCGTGACGGAGGCCGGCGACGGCGACGACGGGCGCGTGAAGAGCGCGATCGGCATCGGCGCGCTGCTCGAAGACGGCCTCGGCGACACGATTCGCGTGTCGCTCACCGAGGATCCCGTGAAGGAGATCCCCGTCGCGCGTGCGCTGGCTGCGAGATACGACGCGCGCTGGCGGCAGGAGGGGGGCAATCCGGGCCCGAGCGAAATCGCCCCTCCTCTTGTGTTCACTCCCGACCCGTATGCGCACGCGCGCCGCGCCACGCGCGCCGCCCACGACTTCGGCGCGGCGCAGCCCGTGCGCGTGCTCGCCTCGCTCGGCCCCGCGCCGTGGGGCGCAGACGCGGTGGCGAACGAAATCGCGCGCGAGCTCGCGCAGCTCGGCGACGTCGCGTGCGAGGGCCTCGCGCTCGAGGTGCGCGACGCTGCCGAGCTCGCGCGCGCCGCGGCGTTCGCTGCGGCGCTCGCGAAGCGCGGCATCGCGACGCCGCTCGCGCTCGAGCTGCCTGCGCGCGAAGCCAGCGCGCTG of the Deltaproteobacteria bacterium genome contains:
- the ispG gene encoding (E)-4-hydroxy-3-methylbut-2-enyl-diphosphate synthase; translated protein: MLSRVPVRPFVASPFAPRRRRTRVVRVGDVAIGGANPIRVQSMTTTDTLDTRATADQSERLAAAGCEIVRITAPSIRDAENLAQIKAELLRRGVRVPLVADIHFTPNAAMEAALHVEKVRVNPGNYADKKRFETREYSDAEYAEEVERVQARFRPLVQRLKQHGRALRIGTNHGSLSDRILNRFGDTPAGMVESALEFLDVCEDETYFDVIFSMKASNAQVAIQAYRLLAARFEERARKRGAAPWEDASYPFHVGVTEAGDGDDGRVKSAIGIGALLEDGLGDTIRVSLTEDPVKEIPVARALAARYDARWRQEGGNPGPSEIAPPLVFTPDPYAHARRATRAAHDFGAAQPVRVLASLGPAPWGADAVANEIARELAQLGDVACEGLALEVRDAAELARAAAFAAALAKRGIATPLALELPAREASALLAARGEALTAARVVLTLRADDTPPPVAGAEWHLVAGADELAPLLARALASGAVPAAFSVTSALPTHAVRIVAAELARLGYGDVPLVLRHRSDPFAPAESALLAAATDLGAPLCDGLGDAVVLGGMGSLSRDVALAYRILQGARLRTSWTEFISCPSCGRTLFDLEETTARIKTRTAHLPGLKIAVMGCIVNGPGEMADADFGYVGSGPNKVNLYVGHECVVRNVPEAEAPERLVELIKEHGRWTEPRG